The Eubacterium ventriosum genome includes the window AAACTCAAACTGCTTCATTGCAATCTCCTGCTCTATTGGAATATTTCCGCCTGCATATGGCAATGGCATAAATCCAAAGTTTACAGGCTTTTCATCGTATTTCTCCAACGCCTTCTCACTGTATCCTTCCTTTCTTGCCATCTCCTCCAATAATTCCTTGTTAAAAATTGGAATGTCATAATGCTCTGCTAATTTCTGAGCCACAATATGTCCTCCGCTGCCGAATTCTCTACCTACGGAAATTATAATTTGTTTCATAATCGTGCCCTCCTCGTCCAAATATCTTACGTAAATTATACCATATTTAGACGAAAAAAAAAGATGTAAGAAAAATCTTACATCTTTCAGTGAGCCACTGGGGAATCGAACCCCAGACAACTTGATTAAAAGTCAAGTGCTCTACCATCTGAGCTAGTGGCCCATAATTATATGAGTTATTCATCTGCTAACCCTAACTGGGCTAGCTGGATTCGAACCAGCGAATGCAGGAGTCAAAGTCCTGTGCCTTACCGCTTGGCGATAGCCCATTGTGTAAGGTGGCTAGAGGGATTCGAACCCTCGGCCTCCAGAGCCACAATCTGGCGCGCTAACCAACTGCGCTATAGCCACCATGCCATGCTTGCTCTGGTAAAATCCAGAATGTGCCCGAAGGGATTCGAACCCCCGACCCACGGCTTAGAAGGCCGTTGCTCTATCCAGCTGAGCTACGGACACACAACCTTATGCGAATTGCATAAGTTAAGCGGGTGATGGGAATCGAACCCACATATCCAGCTTGGAAGGCTGGTGTTCTACCACTGAACTACACCCGCATGCGTCGGGGTGACAGGATTCGAACCTGCGACCTCCTGATCCCAAATCAGGCGCTCTAGCCAAGCTGAGCCACACCCCGTATTTGCGTTGTCTGTGTTATTTCTCTCGTAACAGCACAAGAATTAGTATACTCTATTCTGTGTTGTTTGTCAACAACTTTTTTATTTTTTTTTGAACTTTTTTCAAAAGTTTTATTACTTTCTTAGAAATTCTTTACTGTCACCCGACAGCTTGTTTACTTTACCATAGGTTAAGTACTTTTGTCAACAACTTTTTACAAACTTTTTATTTTTTCTTTTTCAACCTTTCTTTAAGGCTAAAAAGCCTTAAAGACTATAGGTGTCAGCTCTGGCTTCTCCATTGCTTCCTATTGTTACAATTCCATATGTTGGTCTGCCTGAAGCCTGTCTTGGTCGTGAAATACTTCCCGGATTCATAACAAGTACATCCTTGCAATATGAAACATCCGGCACATGAGTATGTCCGTATAACGCAACACTGCACCCTTCTTCTCTTGCAGCATTACACAAATCATTTACACTATACTCAACATTAAATCTATGTCCATGAGTTGCAAAAATCTTTACATTTTCTTCTTCAACTATTTCAACCAACTCATTCTTTGAATAAAAATCGCAATTTCCTCTTACAATTGTAACAGGACAACCGCACATTTCACGAATCTCCTCATCCTGTCCAACTGCATCGCCCAAATGAATAACTCTATCCACCTTGCCTGCTTCTTTTAATATTTCATTTAAATTTCCAAGCTGTCCATGTGAATCGCTTATTACTAATATTCTCATGTTATCTCCCCTCTCTTTCATTGGGTAGTCTCCAACTACACTAGTCTTTTTTTCTTTAATGTACTTTCAAAAGCCCAATCTTAATTTAAATCCAATTTTCTCTTCAAAATTTCTTTCATCTGCTCTAACGCTTTTCCTCTATGGCTAATGCTGTTTTTTAACTCAGGAGCCATTTCACCTGTTGTCATCTCGTATTCAGGTACATAAACTATAGGATCATATCCAAATCCGTTCTTTCCTTTTTGTTCATATCCGATTAATCCTTCAATTGTTCCCCTACATGTTTCAATTTCACCATTAGGAAAAGCAACTGCCATAGAACAAACAAATCTTGCGCTTCTTTCTTTGCCTTTTGCATCTTTTAATTTTTCGATAATATATTTATTCTTTTCATCATAAGGTGTATCTTCCCCTAAAAATCTTGCAGAATAAATTCCAGGTGCGCCATCCAAATAATCAACTTCTAACCCTGAATCATCTGCCAAAGCTATTTCACCTGTAGCTTCCATTATTGTTTTTGCCTTAATAATGGCATTTTCTTCAAAAGTTTTTCCATCTTCCACTATATCAATATCAATTCCGGCATCCTTCATTGTTACAAAATCAACTCCGAAATCTTCCATCATCATTTTTACTTCTCTAACTTTTCCCTGATTAGTTGTTGCAAATATTATTTTTTTCATTGTGTACCTCTTTCATATTATTTATTCTTAGTATATGCCTTAAGACAAATATTACATTGCTGTTTCTCGGCCGACTGCCAGCTATATCCTTGAGAGCTAAAATACCCTTCTCCATCTGATAAGTCTATTTTTACGGCCATTTCTTTGCTTTCCATTTCCACTGGTATAAGCTTGTAAAACTTTTCACTTTTATCCTTACTTACCTTCACTATAACGGCAAATTTCTTTTTCTTTGAGATATTATACTCCTTATCAAGATTAATTGTATAATATCCCTGATTTTTTATTGTGCCTGATGCTGCCATATGATTTCTATTATTTAATGACTCCTGACTTTCAAAATTTTCACAAATAAAAACTTCATATTTCAAATCTGTACTTGTTGCATAGAATCCTACAGCGTCAAGTTTTTCATTATTTTTGCCCTGGTAAACATTGGCAAAATAAACACTTGAACTGCCCTCAAACCCCATACTTCCGGTAAAGCCACACAAATCGCTTTGATAAATATTGTCGTAATTATTAGTGT containing:
- a CDS encoding XTP/dITP diphosphatase gives rise to the protein MKKIIFATTNQGKVREVKMMMEDFGVDFVTMKDAGIDIDIVEDGKTFEENAIIKAKTIMEATGEIALADDSGLEVDYLDGAPGIYSARFLGEDTPYDEKNKYIIEKLKDAKGKERSARFVCSMAVAFPNGEIETCRGTIEGLIGYEQKGKNGFGYDPIVYVPEYEMTTGEMAPELKNSISHRGKALEQMKEILKRKLDLN
- a CDS encoding metallophosphoesterase, which translates into the protein MKERGDNMRILVISDSHGQLGNLNEILKEAGKVDRVIHLGDAVGQDEEIREMCGCPVTIVRGNCDFYSKNELVEIVEEENVKIFATHGHRFNVEYSVNDLCNAAREEGCSVALYGHTHVPDVSYCKDVLVMNPGSISRPRQASGRPTYGIVTIGSNGEARADTYSL